The Brumimicrobium sp. genomic interval TGTTACAATAGTTGGTGCTATTTCATCAAATTCAGAGTTAATTTCTTCTACATTATCTATCCAGCATCTTACAGGATCAGCCATCATTTTCTTTGCATAGTCACATTCTTTTTTGTGTTGTGAAGTAAATTTATTAAAGTTATCTGCCTTCTTATATCCATCTTCAAATTTCTTATATGCTTCTAATGCTTCACTAAATTTCCCTTGTAATTGCATGGCATATCCAAAGTAATAGCTCATAAATGGGTCACATGCTGGGTTTAACTGATTTGCTTTTTCAATATAGGGAATTCCTTTGTAAGGTGAAGTTGAATACAAATAGCAAACTCCAATTCTAAAGTTATTTTGCGCATTATCAGGGTTGAATTTTTGGGCAATTTCAAATTTCTGGAGTGCCTTCTTAAAGTTTAATCCTGGGTCTTTAACTTCAAAAATAGCTTGAGAACCTGCTGTAAAAAATGGTTCAGCTTCTTTAATAGCATCCACTGCGGTTTTAAAAGCAGCATCATCTCCATCTTTAAAATTCTTCTTCTTAAATTCAACATCTTGCCCAAAAGAAACAGCTCCTACAAGAAGGGCAATTATCATTATATATATGTTTATTATTTTCATAGTTGTTCAATATTAAAATCCACAATTTTGAGAAATATATTTTCCCGCTACTTCAGAACCTAGTTGCTGTGCTCTTTCCCAATCTTCACATGCACCTCCCATGTCACGCAACATTTCTTTAATCATTCCTCTATTCACTAGTGCTGAAGCATAATCTTTATCTAACTGTATGGCTTTATCTGCTGATTGCTTTGCGCCTTGATAGTCTTCCTTTTTGAACTTTACTGCTGCAATGTTTGCATAAGCTGGAGCATAATCACTCTTTATAGCAATACATTTTTCAAAATCAGACAGTGCTTCATCTAATTTCCCTCTTTCCATTTGTACAGCTCCTCTATTATTAAATGCTAGATGAAATTTGCTATCAATAGAAATTGCACGATTAAATGCATCCATAGCTCCATCATAATTTTTCATCTTGAATTTGGTGGTGCCAATATTATTCAAAACAAATGCTAAACTCGGATTTTTACGAGCTGCTTCTTCATAATCAGCAATAGCTTTAGAATACTCTCCTTTCATTCGATAACAGCTACCTCTATCATTAAACGCGTAGGCTAAATTTCCTTTTAAATCAATTGTAGAAGTAAAGGACTTAATTGCCCCATCGTAATCTTGTTGTAGAAACTGAAGTGTTCCATAATTATAATGAATTTCTGGATTCTTTGGATCTGCTTTCAAAGCTTGTTTATAATCTGCCTCTGCTTTGGAGAAATCCCCAACGCCTTGGTAAGCAATAGCTCTTTGTGGTAAAGCTCTTGTATAAGTTGGGTCCTTTTCCAATAATTGTGTAAAAGTTGTTACAGCAGCCGCATAAGAATAAGCCTCATTTTCTGCAACCCCTTTATTATAATAGGCTGCTTTAAAGTTGGGATCTAAACTGATTGATTTTTCAAATTCCTTAATTGCTTGAACATATTGTTTCTTTCGAAACAACTCAATTCCTCTGTTATAAGCTTCCTGACTCTCTGCAGTCGTCGCATTTTCCTGATTGACAGCTGCTATCGAATCCTGATAGGCTTTTTCTTTGTCGGTTAAATCTTGAGAAAAGAGGGCTCCTGTTATAAATAGGCCCAATCCCACAAGTAATAGTCTTCTCATCATAATTTTATAGTTTTGTTTTCTGGACTGACTAAAATAGAAATTTATTTTCTATTTGAAAATGAAAGTTATCCACAATTATGCCAAATGATGAACAGTTAAGAGGAAAAGAAGCTGTTTAGCATATCATCTAGGCAATTAAATTTATACCTTCGCAACATGCATCCGAAAGATTTAAAGATAGAAGATTTTACCTACGAGTTACCCGATGAAAACATCGCCTACAAGCCTGTCGAACCACGTGATAGTTCTAAACTATTGATTTATAAGAATCATAAAATTTCAGATGATATCTACCGAAATTTAAAGCAACATTTACCTCAAGATGCAGTACTTGTTTTTAATGACACACGTGTTATTAAATCCAGAATTAAATTCCAACGTCAGACTGGTGCTATAATTGAAATATTCTGTCTAGAACCAAATGAAGAGTTTGTTGATTATGCCGTTCACTTTCAAAAAACGGAAAAAGATCAATGGCGTTGCTTAGTGGGTAATATAGCAAAATGGAAAGAACCTTTTCTTGAAAAGACAATTTCCGTTCAAAATCAAGAGGTGCTGCTTACAGCAAAATTAATCGATAGACTACCCGATTCTAATGTTGTTGAATTTTCTTGGACTCCAAAAGAAATTTCAGTGGGTGAAATTATTGAAAATGCAGGACTTACTCCACTTCCACCTTATATCAAACGAGAAGCAAAGAAAGAAGATGAAAGTACATACCAAACAGTTTATTCTTCTCATGAAGGCTCCGTTGCAGCACCAACCGCTGGACTCCATTTTTCTCAAGAGATGCTACAAGGATTTAAAGAAAAACATATCCCTACTTTATTCACTACACTCCATGTGGGAGCAGGGACATTTAAACCTGTAAGTTCTGAAAAGATGGCGGATCATGTTATGCATAATGAATGGATGGATATTTCTATTGATTTCTTAAAACAACTTGAATCACAGCTAAATAAAACAATTATCAGTGTTGGAACTACTTCAACAAGAACTTTGGAAAGTATTTATTGGATGGGAAATAAAATCTGTAACAACCCTGATATTTCAATTGAAGAACTTTGTATTACACAATGGGAACCTTACGAAGATATAACTTTGCATTCTTCTGAAAGCGCAGTATCAACACTTATTCAATGGATGAAAGAGCGACACATGCAACACCTTATCATTGAAACAGGCATTATCATAGCTCCTAGTTATAAGTTTAAAATTATCAAAGGCTTGATTACTAATTTCCACCAGCCAAAATCTACGCTCTTACTCTTGGTCGCAGCATTAGTTGGTAAGAACTGGAAAGACATATATACCTATGCTTTGCAAAATAACTTTCGATTTCTCAGTTATGGAGACGGCAGTTTGCTTATGAGATAAACTTTGCCTTATAATTACATCAACATTCCTCCACACACGTGAAGTGTTTGTCCTGTAACGTAAGCCGACATGTCAGAAGCTAAATAAACAACCGCATTTGCAACATCTTCTGGAGTTCCTCCTCGTTTTAAAGGAATATTATTTCTCCATTCTTCTACAACTTTAGGATCTAATACAGCTGTCATCTCAGTTTCGATAAATCCAGGCGCAATCGCGTTACAACGAATATTTCGAGAGCCTAATTCTTGTGCTATTGATTTGGTAAATCCAATCATGCCCGCTTTAGAGGCTGCATAATTAGATTGTCCAGCATTTCCAGAAACACCCACAACCGATGACATATTAATGATAGAACCACTTCTAGCTTTCAACATAGGACGTTGAACGGCTTTGGTTAAGTTAAATACAGATTTTAAGTTGGTATTCATTACTTCATCCCACATCTCCTCAGTCATGCGCATCAATAAGTTATCACGCGTAATTCCTGCATTATTCACTAATACATCGATTGTTCCAAAAGAAGCAACCACATCATCAACCAATTTTTGAGCAGACTCAAAATTAGAAGCGTCAGATTTAAAACCTTTTACTTCTCCTCCATTTTTAGTCAATTCTTGAATTAAAGCATTGGCTTTCTCTTCGGAAGATAAATACGTAAAGGCTACCTTAGCACCTTCTTCTACACATTTCTGAGCGATAGCTTTACCAATTCCTCTGGAAGCTCCTGTAATTAAAACAACTTTATCTTTTAGTAAGCCCATTTTCTTAGATTCTATTTTTAACAAATATAGAAGAAATTTTTATCTACTTCTATAAATGAGTTAAGAATTCCATTGTATCTACATTATCTGCGTAATCACATAGTCCTGGTGACTGTGTTTGTCCAAAAGAAGTGTATCCGTGGCCTACTATAACTTGTATTTTCTGCTCATGTTCAGACAGATACACATCCACCTCTTCTTTTGATTCGTAAAAATGATAGTGAAGTACAGCAACTGGTGCAAATAAATCCTTTGTTTCTCGGGTTAATAAAAAACCATTTTCCAGTATGGGTTCTTGATTCATCAAGAAAATAGCACGATAATAATCATAATTATTACCGTATTTATTATGATTTATAACATCTCCATAATCTACAATAGCTCCAAAGAATTTATTTAGATCATATCCTTTTGGCAAAATCAAATGAGAAACATTGCGACAGCCTAATCCGAAATAAGCAAAAATATCTTTTCCTAATAATCGAAGTTCTTCTGTTGTTTCATTCCCTGATAGTACAGCTACGGAAGTTCTGTTTTTTCTAATAATTCGAGGTAAATGACCAAAATACTTTTCAAAATAGAGCGAAGTATTATCACTACCTGTAGCTATCACTGCTTCAATCCTATTTAATTTTTCAACTATTTCATAATGCTCCTCAATCTCTGGATAAATCGTTACCGCAATTTCTAATAAAAGTGGTAACAAAAATTTATCATCAC includes:
- a CDS encoding acyl-CoA reductase → MDTNKIIEAFLVVGDSLSKWSTGGDKALFHPIVQERFYDKMLANIELAEIHNKWFTKEAVNESFLNFGNILTKNNLGAWVNTYVLVKEPKDVGLILAGNIPLVGFHDILSTIFSGNRAMIKLSRDDKFLLPLLLEIAVTIYPEIEEHYEIVEKLNRIEAVIATGSDNTSLYFEKYFGHLPRIIRKNRTSVAVLSGNETTEELRLLGKDIFAYFGLGCRNVSHLILPKGYDLNKFFGAIVDYGDVINHNKYGNNYDYYRAIFLMNQEPILENGFLLTRETKDLFAPVAVLHYHFYESKEEVDVYLSEHEQKIQVIVGHGYTSFGQTQSPGLCDYADNVDTMEFLTHL
- the fabG gene encoding 3-oxoacyl-[acyl-carrier-protein] reductase; the encoded protein is MGLLKDKVVLITGASRGIGKAIAQKCVEEGAKVAFTYLSSEEKANALIQELTKNGGEVKGFKSDASNFESAQKLVDDVVASFGTIDVLVNNAGITRDNLLMRMTEEMWDEVMNTNLKSVFNLTKAVQRPMLKARSGSIINMSSVVGVSGNAGQSNYAASKAGMIGFTKSIAQELGSRNIRCNAIAPGFIETEMTAVLDPKVVEEWRNNIPLKRGGTPEDVANAVVYLASDMSAYVTGQTLHVCGGMLM
- a CDS encoding S-adenosylmethionine:tRNA ribosyltransferase-isomerase, with protein sequence MHPKDLKIEDFTYELPDENIAYKPVEPRDSSKLLIYKNHKISDDIYRNLKQHLPQDAVLVFNDTRVIKSRIKFQRQTGAIIEIFCLEPNEEFVDYAVHFQKTEKDQWRCLVGNIAKWKEPFLEKTISVQNQEVLLTAKLIDRLPDSNVVEFSWTPKEISVGEIIENAGLTPLPPYIKREAKKEDESTYQTVYSSHEGSVAAPTAGLHFSQEMLQGFKEKHIPTLFTTLHVGAGTFKPVSSEKMADHVMHNEWMDISIDFLKQLESQLNKTIISVGTTSTRTLESIYWMGNKICNNPDISIEELCITQWEPYEDITLHSSESAVSTLIQWMKERHMQHLIIETGIIIAPSYKFKIIKGLITNFHQPKSTLLLLVAALVGKNWKDIYTYALQNNFRFLSYGDGSLLMR
- a CDS encoding tetratricopeptide repeat protein — translated: MMRRLLLVGLGLFITGALFSQDLTDKEKAYQDSIAAVNQENATTAESQEAYNRGIELFRKKQYVQAIKEFEKSISLDPNFKAAYYNKGVAENEAYSYAAAVTTFTQLLEKDPTYTRALPQRAIAYQGVGDFSKAEADYKQALKADPKNPEIHYNYGTLQFLQQDYDGAIKSFTSTIDLKGNLAYAFNDRGSCYRMKGEYSKAIADYEEAARKNPSLAFVLNNIGTTKFKMKNYDGAMDAFNRAISIDSKFHLAFNNRGAVQMERGKLDEALSDFEKCIAIKSDYAPAYANIAAVKFKKEDYQGAKQSADKAIQLDKDYASALVNRGMIKEMLRDMGGACEDWERAQQLGSEVAGKYISQNCGF